GTTCCGCGATCCGGTGCTCCGGCAGCTCGTCGACGAAGCGCTCGCGAACAACCGCGACCTGCAGGTCGCCGTTGCGCGGGTCGAGCAGGCGCGCTACTCGGCCGCGATCGCGCGCAGCCCGCTGTTCCCGCAGATCGGCTACGGCGGCGGCGCGGGACGCGGCAAGCAGGTCACGGTGGGAGTCGAGGACCAGGGCAGCCCGGTGACGAACTCGTTC
This DNA window, taken from Myxococcota bacterium, encodes the following:
- a CDS encoding TolC family protein, encoding MNGKPLRVLGALLAGGLAACAVGPDYQRPELPVTPAFRDSGADTSSIADSAWFDVFRDPVLRQLVDEALANNRDLQVAVARVEQARYSAAIARSPLFPQIGYGGGAGRGKQVTVGVEDQGSPVTNSF